The sequence GCATCGCGTCCGGGCGACGACGACAAGCGCGGCGCCTGACGGCATCCGCCCGCGGCGGAATGATGCGCCCACCCGGTGCGTTGTCTTCACCGACGGAGACGCGCCGACCGTGGTGGGGCGATGCTGGCGGCGCGCGGCAAGTGTGAGATACTGGATGCTCTGACCCGTTGTCAACCGTCTTCGCGGGGTTTCTCTGCGAGACGCGGACTTGACAAGGGTCTTACTAGTGTCCGAAACCGACCGGAGCGTGCGCGGCACGTCGACCGGTGAAAGGCGAAACGTGACTCCAGGCACGAAGACCAAGGCCAGCACGGCCGCGAAGGACACCGAGACGGACGAGGCGACGGTCGCGCCCTCGGCGAAGAAGTCCGCGCCGAAGGCGCAGCCCGCCAAGGCGAAGTCGACTGCGAAGGCGAAGGCCGCGCCGAAGAAGGCGTCCAAGCGCGGTGCGAAGGCCGACGACGAGTTCGAGGACGACGTCGAGGAGCTCGACGACGACGTCGAGCTCGTTGCCGACGACGAGTCGGATTCCGGCGACGACGCCGAGCCGGCCGCGGCGAAGGCCCCGGGCAAGCCCGCGGCGGGCGCAGCCAACGCGTCCGACGACGAGGAGGACGACGAGGAGAGCACCAAGCCGGCGTTCACCGAGCCGCTGCCCACGGGCGCGATCGTCATCTCGTCGAGCGACGAGGACGACATCCCCGTCTACTCCACGCAGATCACCGGCGCGACGGCCGACCCCGTCAAGGACTACCTGAAGCAGATCGGCAAGGTGCCGCTGCTGAACGCGGCCGAAGAGGTCGAGCTCGCGATGCGCATCGAGGCGGGTCTGTTCGCCGAAGAGAAGCTGTCGCACATGTCGGCGGCCGAGAAGTCGTCGCAGCTGGGTCTGGACCTGCAGTGGGTCGCCCGCGACGGCCAGCGCGCGAAGAGCCACCTGCTGGGGGCGAACCTGCGTCTGGTCGTCTCGCTCGCCAAGCGCTACACCGGTCGTGGCATGCAGTTCCTGGACCTCATCCAGGAGGGCAACCTCGGTCTCATCCGTGCGGTCGAGAAGTTCGACTACACCAAGGGCTTCAAGTTCTCGACGTACGCGACGTGGTGGATCCGCCAGGCGATCACGCGGGCGATGGCAGACCAGGCCCGCACCATCCGCATCCCGGTGCACATGGTCGAGGTCATCAACAAGCTCGCGCGCGTGCAGCGTCAGATGCTGCAGGACCTCGGGCGCGAGCCCACGCCGGAAGAGCTGAGCCGTGAGCTCGACATGACCCCGGAGAAGGTCGTCGAGGTGCAGAAGTACGGGCGCGAGCCCATTTCGCTGCACACCCCGCTCGGTGAGGACGGCGACAGCGAGTTCGGCGACCTCATCGAGGACACCGAGGCGGTCGTGCCCGCGGACGCCGTCGGTTTCACGATGCTGCAGCGTCAGCTCGAGTCGCTCCTGGACTCGCTGTCGGAGCGCGAGGCGGGCGTGATCCGCATGCGCTTCGGTCTCGGCGACGGCCAGCCCAAGACCCTCGACCAGATCGGTGACACGTTCGGGGTCACGCGCGAGCGGATCCGCCAGATCGAGTCCAAGACGATGGCCAAGCTGCGGCACCCGTCCCGGTCGCAGTCCCTCCGGGACTACCTGGAGTGAGCGAGGCGGACGCCCCGGCCCCGCGTCGGCCGGGCCTGCGGTACGTCGTGCCCGTCCTCGCCGGCAAGCTCGCGCGCTTCGCGACGCGCCTGCGCGGCGGCGGGTCGGCGTTCCCGGGATACCTGACCAACCGGATGGCACCGACGCTGCTGCCGACGCTCGCCGATCAGTTCGGCCACGGCGTCGTGTTCGTGCTCGGGTCGAACGGCAAGACGACGACGACGCACATGATCAGCGAGGTGCTGCGCGCCCACGGCCTGAACGTGTTCACGAACCCCACCGGGGCGAACCTGCCGCAGGGTGTCACCAGCGCGATGCTCGCCGAGGCCACGCTCACCGGCCGCGTGAAGGCCGATGTCGCCGTGCTCGAGGTCGACGAGGGCTTCGCCGCGGATCTGGCCGACCTGCTGTCGCCTTCGGTCATCGTGTCGCTGAACGTGCAGGTCGATCAGCTCTACAGATTCTTCGAGACCGAGCGCGTCGCAGACATGATGCTGGATGCCTCGACGCGCGCGTCCGCGCACGTCATCGTCAACCGTGACGATCCCTACCTGTCGAAGATCGAC comes from Microbacterium cremeum and encodes:
- a CDS encoding RNA polymerase sigma factor, encoding MTPGTKTKASTAAKDTETDEATVAPSAKKSAPKAQPAKAKSTAKAKAAPKKASKRGAKADDEFEDDVEELDDDVELVADDESDSGDDAEPAAAKAPGKPAAGAANASDDEEDDEESTKPAFTEPLPTGAIVISSSDEDDIPVYSTQITGATADPVKDYLKQIGKVPLLNAAEEVELAMRIEAGLFAEEKLSHMSAAEKSSQLGLDLQWVARDGQRAKSHLLGANLRLVVSLAKRYTGRGMQFLDLIQEGNLGLIRAVEKFDYTKGFKFSTYATWWIRQAITRAMADQARTIRIPVHMVEVINKLARVQRQMLQDLGREPTPEELSRELDMTPEKVVEVQKYGREPISLHTPLGEDGDSEFGDLIEDTEAVVPADAVGFTMLQRQLESLLDSLSEREAGVIRMRFGLGDGQPKTLDQIGDTFGVTRERIRQIESKTMAKLRHPSRSQSLRDYLE